In Agrobacterium tumefaciens, a single genomic region encodes these proteins:
- a CDS encoding pyruvate dehydrogenase complex E1 component subunit beta — MPVEILMPALSPTMEEGTLSKWLKKEGDKVTSGDVIAEIETDKATMEVEAVDEGVIGKLLIDAGTEGVKVNTAIAVLLQDGESADDISSSAKKEEPKAEAANSGSDAAGGKTREAAEEPSAAKEAAKVPAAPKIDVAADPDVPAGTEMVMTTVREALRDAMAEEMRADEKVFVMGEEVAEYQGAYKITQGLLQEFGERRVIDTPITEHGFAGIGVGAAMTGLKPIVEFMTFNFAMQAIDQIVNSAAKTLYMSGGQMGAPMVFRGPSGAAARVGAQHSQCYAAWYSHIPGLKVVMPYTAADAKGLLKAAIRDPNPVIFLENEILYGQSFEVPKLDDFVLPIGKARIHRKGKDATIVSFGIGMTYAIKAVAELEKLGIDVELIDLRTIRPMDLPTVIESVKKTGRLVTVEEGFPQSSVGDFIANQVMRAAFDYLDAPILTIAGKDVPMPYAANLEKLALPNVDEVVQAVKTVCYK; from the coding sequence ATGCCTGTAGAAATTCTTATGCCCGCCCTTTCCCCGACCATGGAGGAAGGCACGCTTTCCAAGTGGCTTAAAAAGGAAGGCGACAAGGTCACCTCCGGCGACGTGATTGCCGAAATCGAGACCGACAAGGCGACCATGGAAGTGGAAGCCGTGGATGAAGGCGTGATCGGCAAGCTCTTGATCGATGCCGGCACCGAAGGTGTGAAGGTCAACACGGCAATCGCCGTTCTCCTTCAGGATGGTGAAAGCGCCGACGACATCTCTTCCTCCGCCAAGAAGGAAGAGCCAAAGGCTGAAGCTGCAAATTCCGGTTCTGATGCCGCCGGCGGCAAGACCCGTGAAGCTGCCGAAGAGCCGAGCGCTGCCAAGGAAGCCGCCAAGGTTCCGGCAGCACCTAAGATCGACGTTGCGGCCGATCCGGATGTTCCTGCCGGTACGGAAATGGTGATGACGACAGTGCGTGAAGCGCTGCGCGACGCCATGGCCGAAGAAATGCGCGCCGACGAAAAAGTTTTCGTCATGGGTGAAGAAGTCGCCGAATATCAGGGCGCCTACAAGATCACCCAAGGGTTGTTGCAGGAATTCGGCGAGCGCCGTGTTATCGATACCCCGATCACCGAGCATGGTTTTGCCGGTATCGGCGTCGGCGCTGCGATGACGGGCCTCAAGCCCATCGTCGAATTCATGACCTTCAACTTCGCCATGCAGGCGATCGACCAGATTGTCAACTCGGCGGCTAAGACGCTTTACATGTCGGGCGGTCAGATGGGTGCACCGATGGTGTTCCGTGGTCCGTCCGGTGCTGCTGCCCGCGTTGGCGCACAGCATTCGCAATGTTACGCCGCATGGTACAGCCATATTCCGGGCCTCAAAGTTGTCATGCCCTACACGGCAGCCGACGCCAAGGGCCTGCTCAAGGCGGCTATCCGCGATCCGAACCCGGTCATCTTCCTTGAGAACGAAATTCTCTACGGCCAAAGCTTCGAAGTGCCGAAGCTCGATGATTTCGTTCTGCCGATCGGCAAGGCGCGCATTCACCGCAAGGGCAAGGATGCGACCATCGTTTCCTTCGGTATCGGCATGACCTATGCGATCAAGGCGGTTGCGGAACTCGAAAAGCTTGGCATCGATGTCGAACTGATCGACCTGCGCACCATCCGTCCGATGGATCTGCCCACCGTCATCGAATCGGTCAAGAAGACCGGTCGTCTGGTCACGGTCGAGGAAGGCTTCCCGCAGTCATCGGTCGGTGACTTCATTGCCAACCAGGTCATGCGCGCCGCTTTCGACTATCTCGATGCGCCGATCCTGACGATTGCCGGCAAGGACGTTCCGATGCCTTACGCGGCGAACCTCGAAAAGCTGGCTTTGCCCAACGTCGATGAAGTCGTCCAGGCCGTCAAAACCGTCTGCTACAAGTAA
- a CDS encoding pyruvate dehydrogenase complex dihydrolipoamide acetyltransferase translates to MPINITMPALSPTMEEGNLAKWLVKEGDKVAPGDVIAEIETDKATMEVEAVDEGTVAKLVVAAGTEAVKVNALIAILAAEGEDVAEAAKGGDAAPAKAEAPKQEAAKAEATKEEAAPVKAEKPAADQAAAPSTPAPVAKSGERIFASPLARRLAKEAGLDLSAVSGSGPHGRIIKTDVEKAAASGGAKAASAAAASAGAPAPALAKGQSDEAVLKLFEPGSYELVPHDGMRKVIAKRLVESKQTVPHFYVSVDCELDTLLALRAQLNAAAPEKDGKPAYKLSVNDMVIKALALALRDVPDANVSWTESNMVKHKHSDVGVAVSIPGGLITPIIRKAEEKSLSTISNEMKDYGKRAKERKLKPEEYQGGTTAVSNMGMMGVKSFSAVINPPHATILAVGAGEQRAVVKNGEIKVANVMTVTLSTDHRCVDGALGAELIGAFKRYIENPMGMLV, encoded by the coding sequence ATGCCGATAAACATCACCATGCCTGCCCTTTCTCCAACGATGGAAGAGGGCAATCTGGCCAAGTGGCTGGTCAAGGAAGGCGACAAGGTCGCACCCGGTGACGTGATCGCCGAGATCGAGACCGACAAGGCGACCATGGAAGTGGAAGCCGTCGATGAAGGCACGGTTGCCAAGCTCGTCGTTGCCGCCGGCACCGAAGCGGTCAAGGTCAATGCCCTGATCGCCATCCTCGCTGCAGAAGGCGAAGATGTGGCCGAGGCGGCGAAGGGCGGCGATGCCGCACCGGCCAAGGCGGAAGCCCCGAAGCAGGAAGCTGCAAAGGCCGAAGCGACGAAGGAAGAAGCTGCGCCAGTCAAGGCTGAAAAGCCGGCGGCCGATCAGGCAGCGGCACCTTCCACGCCGGCCCCGGTTGCGAAGTCCGGCGAGCGCATTTTCGCATCGCCCCTTGCCCGCCGTCTGGCCAAGGAAGCCGGTCTCGACCTTTCGGCCGTCTCCGGTTCCGGCCCGCATGGCCGCATCATCAAGACCGACGTGGAAAAGGCTGCCGCTTCCGGCGGTGCGAAGGCTGCATCTGCTGCCGCAGCATCCGCAGGCGCACCGGCTCCGGCGCTCGCCAAGGGTCAGTCGGACGAAGCCGTTCTCAAGCTGTTCGAACCCGGCTCCTACGAGCTTGTGCCGCATGACGGCATGCGCAAGGTCATCGCCAAGCGCCTGGTCGAATCCAAGCAGACGGTTCCGCATTTCTACGTCTCCGTGGATTGCGAACTGGATACGCTTCTGGCGTTGCGCGCCCAGCTCAACGCCGCTGCTCCTGAAAAGGACGGCAAGCCGGCCTACAAGCTGTCGGTCAACGACATGGTCATCAAGGCGCTTGCTCTTGCGCTGCGTGATGTGCCTGACGCCAACGTCTCCTGGACGGAAAGCAACATGGTCAAGCACAAGCATTCGGATGTCGGCGTTGCCGTTTCCATTCCGGGTGGCCTGATCACGCCGATCATCCGCAAGGCGGAAGAAAAGTCGCTCTCCACCATCTCCAACGAGATGAAGGACTACGGCAAGCGCGCGAAAGAGCGCAAGCTGAAGCCCGAGGAATATCAGGGCGGCACGACGGCCGTGTCCAACATGGGCATGATGGGCGTCAAGAGCTTCTCCGCCGTTATCAACCCGCCGCATGCCACCATCCTGGCTGTCGGCGCGGGCGAACAGCGCGCTGTCGTTAAGAACGGCGAGATCAAGGTCGCCAATGTCATGACGGTCACGCTCTCCACCGACCACCGCTGCGTCGATGGCGCGCTCGGAGCCGAACTGATCGGCGCCTTCAAGCGCTACATCGAAAACCCGATGGGCATGCTGGTTTGA
- a CDS encoding SGNH/GDSL hydrolase family protein, which produces MAKSVLCFGDSLTWGSNAETGGRHSHDDLWPSVLQKALGPEAHVIHEGLGGRTTAYDDHTADCDRNGARLLPTLLHSHAPLDLVIIMLGTNDMKPAIHGSAIVAMKGVERLVKLVRNHVWQVPDWEAPDVLIVAPPQLCETANPFMGAIFRDAIDESAMLASVYRDLADELDCGFFDAGSVARTTPVDGVHLDAENTRAIGRGLEPVVRMMLGL; this is translated from the coding sequence ATGGCGAAGTCGGTCCTCTGCTTTGGCGATTCCCTCACATGGGGATCAAATGCGGAAACGGGTGGCCGGCACAGCCATGACGATCTATGGCCGAGCGTCTTGCAAAAGGCGCTCGGGCCTGAGGCGCATGTGATCCACGAGGGGCTGGGTGGCCGCACCACCGCCTATGACGACCACACCGCCGATTGCGACCGTAATGGCGCGAGGTTGCTGCCGACGCTTCTGCACAGCCATGCGCCGCTTGATCTCGTCATCATCATGCTCGGCACCAACGACATGAAACCGGCGATCCACGGCTCGGCCATTGTCGCCATGAAGGGTGTCGAGCGATTGGTGAAACTGGTTCGCAACCACGTCTGGCAGGTGCCGGACTGGGAAGCGCCTGACGTTCTGATCGTCGCGCCGCCGCAATTATGCGAAACGGCCAATCCGTTCATGGGCGCGATCTTTCGTGATGCTATCGATGAATCGGCGATGCTGGCTTCCGTCTACAGGGACCTTGCCGACGAACTCGATTGCGGCTTTTTCGATGCCGGGTCGGTTGCCCGCACGACGCCGGTGGATGGCGTTCATCTCGATGCTGAAAACACACGAGCCATCGGCCGCGGGCTGGAGCCCGTCGTTCGCATGATGCTCGGACTTTGA
- the lpdA gene encoding dihydrolipoyl dehydrogenase, whose amino-acid sequence MAQSYDVIIIGSGPGGYIAAIRAAQLGMKVAVVEREHLAGICSNWGCIPTKALLRTADVMHTATHAKDYGLTLEGSIKPDVKAIVARSRGIAARMNNGVGFLFKKNKVDIIWGEAKITKPGEIVVGKSTKPVVQPQGPVPKNTLGEGTYTAKHIIVATGARPRALPGIEPDGKLIWTYFEAMKPEELPKSLLVMGSGAIGIEFASFYRTMGVDVTVVEIMSQVMPVEDAEISAFAKKQLEKQGIKIHLETKVSKVEKAANSVTATLEKKDGSSEKITADRMISAVGVVANIEGIGLEAVGVKTDRGFIVIDGYGKTNVPGVYAIGDVAGPPLLAHKAEHEAVICVEKIAGLPNVHPMDKLKIPGCTYCNPQVASVGLTEAKAKEQGRDIRVGRFSFAANGKAVALGEDQGMVKTIFDKKTGELLGAHMVGAEVTELIQGFVVAMNLETTEEDLMHTIFPHPTISESMKESVLDAYGRVLNA is encoded by the coding sequence ATGGCTCAATCTTATGACGTCATCATCATCGGTTCGGGACCGGGCGGTTATATTGCCGCAATCCGTGCCGCCCAGCTCGGCATGAAGGTCGCCGTTGTCGAGCGCGAGCACCTTGCCGGCATCTGCTCCAACTGGGGCTGCATTCCCACCAAGGCCCTGCTGCGCACCGCTGATGTCATGCACACCGCCACCCACGCCAAGGATTACGGCCTGACGCTGGAAGGCTCGATCAAGCCTGACGTGAAGGCAATCGTGGCCCGCTCGCGCGGCATTGCTGCGCGCATGAATAATGGCGTCGGTTTCCTGTTCAAGAAGAACAAGGTCGATATCATCTGGGGTGAAGCCAAGATCACTAAGCCGGGCGAAATCGTCGTTGGCAAATCCACGAAGCCGGTCGTTCAGCCGCAGGGTCCCGTGCCGAAGAACACGCTGGGCGAAGGCACTTACACTGCCAAGCACATCATCGTCGCCACCGGCGCCCGTCCGCGCGCGCTGCCCGGCATCGAGCCGGATGGCAAGCTGATCTGGACCTATTTCGAGGCAATGAAGCCGGAAGAGCTGCCGAAGTCGCTGCTCGTCATGGGTTCGGGCGCCATCGGCATCGAATTCGCCAGCTTCTACCGCACCATGGGCGTTGACGTCACCGTCGTCGAAATCATGAGCCAGGTCATGCCGGTCGAAGATGCGGAAATCTCCGCCTTCGCCAAGAAGCAGCTGGAAAAGCAGGGCATCAAGATTCATCTGGAAACCAAGGTTTCCAAGGTCGAGAAGGCTGCAAACTCCGTCACTGCGACGCTGGAGAAGAAGGACGGTTCTTCCGAGAAGATCACTGCCGACCGGATGATTTCCGCCGTCGGCGTCGTCGCCAATATCGAAGGCATCGGCCTTGAGGCTGTGGGCGTGAAGACCGATCGCGGCTTCATCGTCATCGACGGTTACGGCAAGACCAATGTGCCCGGCGTCTATGCTATCGGTGATGTTGCCGGCCCGCCGCTGCTCGCCCACAAGGCCGAGCATGAGGCCGTGATCTGCGTCGAAAAGATCGCCGGTCTGCCGAATGTCCACCCGATGGACAAGCTCAAAATCCCCGGCTGCACCTATTGCAACCCGCAGGTCGCCTCGGTCGGTCTCACCGAAGCCAAGGCGAAGGAGCAGGGCCGAGACATCCGCGTCGGCCGCTTCTCGTTTGCGGCGAACGGCAAGGCGGTTGCGCTCGGTGAAGACCAGGGCATGGTCAAGACCATCTTCGACAAGAAGACGGGTGAGCTGCTCGGCGCGCACATGGTCGGCGCGGAAGTGACAGAGCTTATTCAGGGCTTCGTCGTCGCCATGAATCTCGAGACGACCGAAGAAGATTTGATGCACACGATCTTCCCGCATCCGACCATTTCGGAATCGATGAAGGAAAGCGTGCTCGACGCCTACGGACGTGTTCTGAACGCATAA
- a CDS encoding GlsB/YeaQ/YmgE family stress response membrane protein: MESVGWIAAIIIGGLAGWLAGKLMDMRFGIFMNIILGIVGSVVAVAVLGTLDVFVQDSRLGYFVTSFLGASLLLFVAKLVRR; this comes from the coding sequence ATGGAAAGTGTAGGCTGGATTGCAGCAATCATCATCGGCGGTCTCGCCGGCTGGCTTGCGGGCAAGCTCATGGACATGCGCTTCGGCATTTTCATGAACATCATTCTGGGCATTGTCGGTTCGGTTGTCGCCGTCGCCGTCCTTGGCACCCTTGATGTTTTCGTGCAGGATAGCAGGCTCGGTTACTTCGTGACGTCTTTCCTTGGCGCCAGCCTGTTGCTGTTTGTAGCAAAGCTGGTGCGGCGCTAA
- the lipA gene encoding lipoyl synthase: MVTILDRTSSDEKRIRHPEKAHRPDTEVMRKPEWIRVKAPTSKGYHETRELVRSHKLVTVCEEAGCPNIGECWDKKHATFMIMGEICTRACAFCNVATGKPNALDMNEPENVAKAVKQMGLSHVVITSVDRDDLADGGAEHFEKVIWAIRAASPNTTIEILTPDFLKKPGALERVVAAKPDVFNHNMETVPGNYLTVRPGARYFHSVRLLQRVKELDPTMFTKSGIMVGLGEERNEVLQLMDDLRSADVDFLTIGQYLQPTRKHHKVEAYVTPEEFKSYETVAYTKGFLMVSSSPLTRSSHHAGDDFERLRAAREKKLLAAAE; this comes from the coding sequence ATGGTCACTATTCTCGACAGGACGTCGTCCGACGAAAAGCGCATTCGCCACCCGGAAAAGGCGCATCGGCCCGATACCGAGGTCATGCGCAAGCCGGAATGGATCCGCGTCAAGGCGCCGACCTCCAAGGGCTATCACGAGACGCGCGAGCTGGTGCGCAGCCACAAGCTCGTCACGGTGTGCGAGGAAGCCGGCTGTCCGAATATCGGCGAGTGCTGGGACAAGAAACACGCGACCTTCATGATCATGGGTGAAATCTGCACCCGCGCCTGCGCTTTCTGCAACGTCGCGACCGGCAAGCCCAACGCGCTTGACATGAACGAGCCTGAAAACGTCGCCAAGGCTGTCAAACAGATGGGCCTTTCCCACGTCGTCATCACCTCGGTCGACCGCGACGATCTTGCCGATGGCGGTGCTGAACATTTCGAGAAGGTCATCTGGGCAATCCGTGCGGCATCTCCCAATACGACCATCGAAATCCTGACCCCCGACTTCCTGAAGAAGCCCGGCGCGCTGGAACGTGTCGTGGCCGCCAAGCCTGACGTTTTCAACCACAACATGGAAACCGTTCCGGGCAATTATCTCACGGTCCGCCCCGGCGCGCGTTATTTCCACTCCGTGCGCCTGTTGCAGCGGGTGAAGGAACTCGATCCTACCATGTTCACCAAATCCGGCATCATGGTCGGCCTTGGTGAAGAGCGTAATGAAGTGCTGCAGCTGATGGACGATCTGCGCAGCGCCGACGTGGATTTCCTGACTATCGGCCAATATCTGCAGCCAACCCGCAAGCACCACAAGGTCGAGGCTTACGTCACGCCGGAGGAATTCAAGTCCTACGAGACGGTTGCCTATACCAAGGGCTTCCTGATGGTCTCCTCCAGCCCGCTGACACGTTCTTCCCACCATGCCGGCGACGATTTTGAGCGCCTGCGTGCGGCCCGCGAAAAGAAGCTGTTGGCTGCTGCTGAGTAA
- a CDS encoding DMT family transporter, translating to MNRTGLGVFYGMLAGALWGGIFLAPKLVPDFSALQLSTARYLTYGLISLIIIGPRLKRVSAHFGAREWIALGWLSMIGNIAYYVFISTAVKLSGVAFTSIIIGFLPVAVTIIGSRDHGAVSLKQLWPSLAFGAIGIVGISWQSLTENDTGLDMSRVIGLACALGALASWTAFAVGNARWLSRLHDVSADDWNMMTGVVTGGLALVLAIPAFAFGGESHSSGDWLHFATIAAGLGFTASILGNALWNRMSRMLPLTMVGQMILFETLFALLYGFLWEGRGPTIVEIMAICSVVLSVILCMRAHRPAKVVV from the coding sequence ATGAACAGGACAGGTCTCGGTGTTTTTTACGGCATGCTGGCGGGTGCGCTCTGGGGCGGCATCTTTCTCGCTCCGAAACTCGTGCCGGATTTTTCCGCGCTGCAACTCTCGACGGCGCGTTATCTCACCTACGGGCTGATTTCCCTCATCATTATTGGACCGCGCCTCAAACGCGTATCGGCCCATTTCGGTGCGCGCGAATGGATCGCGCTCGGCTGGCTGAGCATGATTGGCAACATCGCCTATTACGTCTTCATCTCGACAGCGGTGAAGCTGAGCGGTGTCGCCTTCACCTCCATCATCATCGGTTTCCTGCCGGTTGCCGTCACCATCATCGGCAGTCGCGACCATGGTGCGGTGTCGCTCAAGCAGTTGTGGCCGTCGCTCGCTTTCGGGGCGATCGGCATTGTCGGCATTTCCTGGCAGTCGCTGACGGAAAACGATACGGGACTGGATATGTCCCGCGTCATAGGGCTTGCCTGTGCGCTGGGAGCGCTCGCGTCATGGACAGCTTTCGCAGTCGGCAATGCCCGCTGGCTGTCCCGCCTTCACGACGTCAGCGCCGATGACTGGAACATGATGACGGGCGTTGTGACAGGCGGGCTTGCGCTGGTGCTGGCCATTCCGGCCTTTGCCTTCGGCGGGGAAAGCCACAGTTCAGGGGACTGGCTTCACTTCGCGACCATTGCCGCCGGCCTCGGTTTCACCGCCTCCATTCTCGGTAATGCCCTCTGGAACAGAATGAGCCGCATGCTACCGCTCACAATGGTCGGGCAGATGATCCTGTTCGAAACGCTGTTTGCGTTGCTTTACGGGTTTCTGTGGGAAGGTCGCGGGCCGACCATTGTCGAGATCATGGCGATCTGTTCGGTGGTGCTGAGCGTGATCTTGTGCATGCGGGCGCATCGGCCGGCGAAGGTCGTGGTGTGA
- a CDS encoding helix-turn-helix transcriptional regulator yields the protein MTSASADIRTYRQERPKERHSFVQIVLPVSGRLRIDVAGRQDELSTGRGVFIHRDAPHTQEATGVNHSLVVDLDESAVSERTLEKFSRTPFLDIAPDTRQLIAYMRGLIGTDGRRDDVAGLWAPLLVDSLADERADIRERLRWLGAVVRAEPFFPWTIDMLAACASISESRLHALFVEEFGLSPHRWLVGLRMDKVCALLDDSSLPIAEIALRSGFSDQTALTRAMRNIVGETPAAYRRNRGIH from the coding sequence ATGACGTCCGCATCCGCCGATATCAGAACCTACAGGCAGGAAAGACCGAAGGAGCGGCATAGCTTCGTGCAGATCGTTCTTCCCGTCTCCGGCCGCCTGCGGATCGATGTGGCCGGACGGCAAGATGAGCTCTCCACCGGGCGCGGCGTCTTCATCCATCGCGATGCGCCGCACACGCAGGAAGCGACTGGCGTCAATCACTCGCTGGTGGTCGATCTCGATGAAAGTGCCGTTTCGGAACGAACGCTCGAAAAATTTTCCCGCACACCCTTTCTCGATATTGCCCCGGACACACGGCAATTGATCGCCTATATGCGCGGCCTCATCGGAACGGATGGACGCCGCGACGATGTCGCCGGCCTGTGGGCGCCGCTTCTTGTCGACAGCCTTGCCGATGAAAGAGCCGATATCCGGGAGCGCCTTCGCTGGCTTGGCGCGGTCGTTAGGGCGGAACCTTTCTTCCCCTGGACCATCGACATGCTGGCGGCCTGCGCGTCGATCAGCGAAAGCCGCCTTCATGCGCTGTTTGTCGAGGAATTCGGTCTCTCGCCTCACCGCTGGCTGGTGGGGCTTCGCATGGACAAGGTCTGCGCCCTGCTCGACGATTCCAGCCTGCCGATCGCCGAAATCGCGCTCAGGTCCGGTTTTTCCGACCAGACGGCGTTGACGCGCGCCATGCGCAATATCGTGGGCGAAACACCGGCCGCCTATCGCCGGAACCGCGGCATCCACTAG
- a CDS encoding AAA family ATPase — translation MPNYLENVKDAADIIASARRIMVVGCSGGGKSTLSQKLAAAFRLRYISMDRDIFWLPGWQLRPREEQRQRIAAIVTEDRWLMDGSNPSSFDLRLPRTDIVLWVRMPRWLCLWGAISRIVKGYGKARPEMAVGCPERIDLDFLRYIWNFERRHTPVFEENFALHGPNVPIFQLKSRKQIRRLLDLLVIED, via the coding sequence ATGCCGAACTATCTTGAAAACGTCAAGGACGCAGCTGACATCATCGCGTCGGCACGCCGCATCATGGTCGTCGGCTGCTCCGGCGGGGGGAAATCGACACTGTCGCAAAAGCTCGCGGCTGCCTTCCGGCTTCGCTATATCTCCATGGACCGCGATATTTTCTGGTTGCCCGGCTGGCAGTTGCGCCCGCGCGAAGAGCAGCGGCAGAGGATCGCGGCCATCGTCACCGAAGACCGATGGCTGATGGATGGCAGCAATCCGTCATCCTTCGACTTGCGTCTGCCAAGAACGGATATCGTGCTATGGGTCCGCATGCCGCGTTGGCTTTGCCTGTGGGGTGCGATCAGCCGGATCGTGAAGGGTTATGGCAAGGCCCGGCCCGAAATGGCGGTGGGTTGCCCGGAAAGAATAGACCTCGATTTCCTGCGCTATATCTGGAATTTCGAACGCCGCCATACTCCGGTCTTCGAGGAGAATTTTGCGCTTCATGGCCCCAACGTGCCGATATTCCAGCTGAAAAGCCGAAAACAGATCCGCCGCCTTCTTGATCTTCTTGTTATCGAGGATTAA
- a CDS encoding type II toxin-antitoxin system RatA family toxin gives MPQFETHRLVKHSPDRMYDLVADVEKYPQFLPLCEGLTVRSRKERDGKVLLVADMTVGYKAIRETFTTQVLLNPAERAIDVKYIDGPFKYLDNRWRFEAAENGGAAIHFFIDYEFKNRLLGAVMGSMFDRAFRMFAEAFETRADKIYTDPA, from the coding sequence ATGCCACAGTTCGAAACGCATCGCCTTGTCAAACACTCGCCCGACCGCATGTACGACCTCGTCGCCGATGTGGAGAAATATCCGCAGTTTCTGCCGCTTTGCGAAGGGCTCACCGTTCGCTCGCGCAAGGAGCGGGATGGCAAGGTGCTGCTGGTGGCGGATATGACCGTGGGCTACAAGGCCATTCGCGAGACCTTCACCACGCAGGTGTTGTTGAACCCCGCAGAGCGCGCCATCGACGTGAAATATATCGACGGCCCGTTCAAATATCTCGACAATCGCTGGCGTTTCGAAGCGGCCGAAAATGGCGGCGCAGCTATTCATTTCTTCATCGATTATGAATTCAAGAACCGCCTGCTCGGCGCGGTCATGGGCTCGATGTTCGATCGGGCGTTCCGCATGTTCGCGGAAGCCTTCGAGACCCGCGCCGACAAGATTTACACCGATCCGGCCTGA
- a CDS encoding CinA family protein, with protein MSLFPGDIEELARRIIIDFTARGLMVSTAESCTGGLIAGALTEIAGSSAVVDRGFVTYTNDAKRDMLGVGIETLATFGAVSRQTALQMAHGALFRSRADFAVAVTGIAGPGGGSAEKPVGLVHLAAKARNGHFLHHEMRYGDIGRTEIRLATVRTAFEMLIALNQAGSV; from the coding sequence ATGAGCCTTTTCCCCGGAGACATCGAAGAACTGGCGCGGCGGATCATCATTGATTTCACCGCCCGTGGCTTGATGGTCTCGACAGCGGAAAGCTGCACCGGAGGGCTGATCGCCGGCGCGCTGACCGAGATTGCCGGCTCCTCGGCCGTCGTCGACCGTGGTTTCGTCACCTATACCAATGACGCCAAGCGAGACATGCTGGGGGTCGGCATAGAGACGCTGGCAACATTCGGTGCGGTCTCCCGGCAGACCGCGCTGCAAATGGCGCATGGCGCCCTCTTCCGCTCGCGCGCGGATTTCGCCGTGGCGGTGACAGGAATTGCCGGTCCGGGCGGCGGCTCAGCCGAAAAACCGGTGGGGCTGGTGCATCTGGCCGCCAAGGCGCGCAACGGCCACTTCCTGCATCACGAGATGCGTTACGGAGATATCGGCCGAACCGAAATCCGGCTTGCGACTGTCAGAACCGCGTTTGAGATGCTGATTGCGCTCAATCAGGCCGGATCGGTGTAA
- a CDS encoding bifunctional 2-C-methyl-D-erythritol 4-phosphate cytidylyltransferase/2-C-methyl-D-erythritol 2,4-cyclodiphosphate synthase, producing the protein MKFGIVIVAAGRGERAGSPEEGPKQYRPIGGRAVIEHTLTTFLGWNDACPIVVVSHADDAALLSPILGRLDAGERITTVTGGATRQQSVLAGLEAFSSHDLTHVMIHDAVRPFVAADMLERIVALHLGGASGVLPALPVTDTLKRGAGDRVEETVSRQGLYAAQTPQSFSYSDILAAHRAAGASGKTDFTDDASIAEWAGLTVTLTEGSVDNVKLTLKRDIAMADEKLSHALPDVRTGNGYDVHQLEAGDGVTLCGIFIEHDQRLKGHSDADVALHALTDALLATCGAGDIGDHFPPSDPQWKGAASRIFLEHAAKVVRDNGGTIMNADVSLIAEAPRIGPHRQAMREALSDMLGIALERCSVKATTNETIGFVGRREGIAAIATATVVYQGRPL; encoded by the coding sequence ATGAAATTCGGCATCGTCATCGTCGCCGCCGGACGCGGCGAAAGGGCAGGCTCCCCCGAGGAAGGGCCAAAGCAATATCGCCCGATCGGCGGCAGGGCCGTGATCGAGCATACATTGACGACCTTCCTCGGCTGGAACGATGCCTGCCCGATCGTGGTCGTCAGCCATGCCGACGATGCGGCACTGCTGTCGCCTATCCTTGGGCGGCTTGATGCTGGCGAGCGGATCACCACGGTAACGGGCGGCGCAACGCGCCAGCAATCGGTTCTGGCCGGGTTGGAGGCGTTCTCCTCGCACGACCTTACCCATGTGATGATCCATGATGCCGTGCGGCCTTTCGTCGCCGCGGACATGCTGGAGCGCATCGTCGCGCTGCATCTGGGTGGCGCATCGGGCGTTCTGCCTGCCCTGCCCGTCACCGATACGCTGAAGCGCGGTGCGGGCGATCGCGTAGAGGAAACGGTTTCCCGGCAGGGGCTTTACGCGGCGCAGACACCGCAGAGTTTCAGCTACAGCGACATTCTCGCCGCGCATCGTGCCGCTGGGGCTTCAGGCAAAACGGATTTCACCGATGATGCATCGATTGCCGAATGGGCGGGATTAACGGTGACGCTGACCGAAGGTTCGGTCGATAATGTGAAACTCACTCTCAAGCGGGATATCGCCATGGCCGATGAAAAGCTCTCCCACGCATTGCCCGACGTGCGAACCGGCAATGGTTACGACGTGCACCAGCTGGAGGCCGGCGACGGCGTGACGCTCTGCGGCATCTTCATCGAACATGACCAGAGGCTGAAAGGCCATTCGGATGCCGATGTGGCGCTGCATGCGCTGACGGATGCGCTGCTGGCCACCTGCGGTGCGGGCGATATCGGCGATCATTTCCCGCCGTCCGATCCGCAATGGAAGGGCGCGGCCTCGCGCATCTTCCTTGAACATGCGGCGAAGGTCGTGCGCGACAATGGCGGCACGATCATGAATGCCGATGTCTCGCTGATTGCCGAAGCGCCGCGCATCGGCCCGCATCGCCAGGCCATGCGGGAGGCGCTTTCGGACATGCTCGGCATTGCGCTGGAGCGCTGCTCGGTGAAGGCGACGACCAATGAGACAATCGGTTTCGTCGGCCGCCGGGAAGGCATCGCCGCCATCGCCACCGCCACCGTTGTCTACCAAGGCAGGCCGCTATGA